The following DNA comes from Candidatus Neomarinimicrobiota bacterium.
CCATGTATCCTCAAAGAGGTCAGCAACAAAATCAAATGTTTGTTCTCCAATTAGAATGGAACTGACAAACAGCATATGCCCCCACATGAATAGAGCAAGAAAAACTCCTGTTAGGCCGCTAATCCATTCATCTTTCAACGCCTTTTTTGCACGATCATAGGGATCACTATCCGGCCCGTGTTGTGAGGCACTACCCGAACGTTGACTTAAGTTCACACCCACTACTATTAACCTTTCTGTTTAGGCGGAATATATATTGCTAAAACCCAATCCATTTCCTGTATAAATCTTATTTAAGCATGATGTTCAGGTATTTTCTGATAATTGAATTACAAGGGGGAACGGTAGATTATCACAATTCTGGTGGGTAGTTTGATTTCCCCCTAAGCTCGGGACGAGCTGGCTAGAGGTTCCCAAGGTGGAAACAAGGGTATAATCAGAGCATTTAACTCCTCTCCCCCTTTCGAAACGTGGAGCTATCCTTTCAAACGAAAGTTGACTGGAATTGAAATCCAGACACCAACAGCTCGATCGCGTTGCTTTGCAGGCTTGAACCCCGTCTTTTTGATGGCCTCCATTGCCGCTTCATCCAGACCAGTATTGGGGATACCTTTCAGTACAAGTGTGTCAGTCACTTTTCCTTTTTTGCTCACAAAGGCTTGTATTACTACTGTCCCCTCGATCCCCGCCTCCTGAGCTATTTCAGGATAGATAATGTTGCGCTGAATAGCTCCGTATCCGCCAACTGGTACTGGTGGATCATCATAAGGAATGAAACGTACCCGTGGCCCTTCTTCGGGCGGTGGCGGAGGTGACTCCCACTCAACAAAATCGTCCAGTTCCGTCTCTTCGATGGTAACGTCATCCGCCAGATCCTCGTTCTCTGACTCAACAGGCACTGCCGGACGGGAAGGCGGTGGGGGTAGTTCAAACTGTTGCGTTTGAGGAATATCAAACTGCTCAATATCCACATGTACTTCCTTCTCAAGCGTACTTTTCGCCTCAAACTTAGGAAAAGCCACCAAAAGCGTTATAAGCAGCACAACACTCACAAGAAGTGTAGCACGGACTGTGATTGGGTATCGCAGTTTGAGGGATACGCTGGGATTTTTCCTGATAATCATCCTATCCAGGGGCGGACCGCGCTGAGTAGTTGACTTTCAACGCGTCCGCTTCTCGAAGTTCATTGTGCATACTACTGATCAATTCCATGAGTGCGTTCTTGTCTGACTTAAGAGAAACTGTAATTTGAGGGTTGGCCACGCGTTTTTCATACATTACGTGCTTCACATTATCCAGCGGGATAATTTTGTCATCGATGGAAATTAAACCGTCCTTTGATACAAAAACATAAGACACATGACGTTTAGTTTCTAGTCGTTCTATCTTCCTCGCTTGTGGCAAGAATACGTTTAATCCTTCGTACTCCCTCAGGACTGTAGTCACCATAAAGAAAATCAGCAGCATAAAGATGATGTCGGGCATGGAGGCTGTCGGGATTTCTCCGGAAACCTTTGTTTTGGCCTGGAACTTCATCGGTCTGGATCCGCTATGGATATGCGCGTGGCGTTGGCCTGCTTGAGCTGATCAAGAACATCTACATATACCTGATATTTCGCCCGGGGGTGAGCTTTCACCGAGATAATGAGTTTATCGTTGGCCGTGATTTTCTCCTGAACAACCCTTTTGATATCCCGAACCTGAACTGGCTGCTTATCCAAAAGAACATTGCCTTGGGCATTGATCAAGAGGTTTGAAATGTTTTTCTTGGGAATCTCTATTTCATCGCCCTTAGGGGGCAGAACAAGCCCCAGACCTTTATCCATATCGATAGTGGTAGTAACCAGAAAAAAGATTAAGAGCAAGAATGCGATATCAGCCATGGAGGCTGTTGGGATTTCACCTGCTTTCACTCTTTTCTTCATAAACTAGGTCTGTCTTTTTACTTCTTGCCGCTCTTCAGCTTTCCAGACTGTTCCATTTCCACCAGCTCATCAATGAGAAGTACCGAGTTTTCCTGCATATCGATGATCAGCTTATCAATCCTGGATATAAGAAAATTCTGAAATGTCTGAATAATAATTGCCACAATCAGTCCAAAGAGCGTCGTCAGAAGGGCAATAGAAATACCCCCTGCCACAACGGAAGGTGAAATGTCGTTTGCTGCTTTAATATCATCGAAGGCCCGAATCATTCCAGCTACCGTTCCTGTAAAGCCAAGCATGGGGGCCAGCGTAACAACCGTACTCAGCCATACCATGTTTTTCTCCAGAAACGCCATTTCGATGGTGCCGGCATTCTCGATCCCTTTCTCCACCACCTCAATTCCTCTATGAACCCGTGTCAACCCGGCGTGAAAGACCTCAGCCACAGGACCTCTTGTGTTGCTACAGACTCCAACTGCCGCATCATATCCTTCATCGTGAAGAGCGCTTTGTACCTTTGCCATGAATTTTCGCGTATCCACCGACGCGCGGAACAGTGTGTAAAGTCTTTCTAATCCAAATCCCAGACCAAATATCAAGAGGGCGAGAATCGGCCACATGAAAGGACCACCATCCAAAAAATACTGTACCATCTTACGTGTCTCCTTCTTATTTAATGCCCGTTAAAATAACGATTCCACTAAGGAAAGTCAACATGGCGCTACACTGTTAGCATAAGCCCAATAAGATAGCCAATTATTGTCTAGCTAAAAAGGCTTTTGCCTCATCAAAATGCGATCTGGCCTCTATTACCTGAACATCACCCATAACCAGCAGGTGATAGTAAGCCTGCTTGCCCCAGAGCGCGCCAGCAATCTCAGCTTTCATAACTGTCTTAAGATATTCAGTGTCTTTCTCCAGCTCCGCTTCATCAAATTCCACATCTTCACTCGAGATAAACGATTTGAAATCAGCCATCACCCGATCCGTAACTTTGAACGACCCGGCGAACTCTTGAACAGATGACCAATCATCTTTACTTTGGGCCGCATAGTCAGTCCCCCAGTTGAAAGTAAAGCGCTCGGGATGACCCACGATCTTTGACGTGGTCCCCGTCAAACTTGCAAACGGAACATAAACGTCCGGAGTAATGCCCCCTCCCCCAAAGACTGTTCGGCCGGCCTTCGTCCTATAGCTGGGCTTGTCTACCCTAAGGGAATCAAGCGACTTTTCTCTACCCTCTCGCGCAAGCTCACGGTAGTATTCATGTGTTCCGTTATCATACGGTTTCTGGATAAGTCTTCCCGTTGGCGTGTAGTAGCGCGCAATTGTTACACGCAGGGCTGATCCGTCCTTCAGTGGCCACTGCCTCTGAACCAGCCCTTTACCAAAACTCGTCTCACCTACAATTAGTCCTCTGTCAAGATCCTGAACTGCTCCGGCCACAATCTCGCTGGCACTGGCTGACCATCGATTAATGAGCACAATAAGAGAGAAGTCTCCATAACCGATGTCGGGATTGGCGAAATACACCTCGGTGGCATCCCGCTGACGGCCAGCCGTATAAACAAGAGTATCACGGTCGGCAATGAAGTAGTCGGCCACAGCGACCGCCTGTTCAAGATAGCCGCCACTGTTAGTTCTTAGATCGAAAATCAGCTGTGTCATTCCCTGAGCAATGAGAGTCCTGATCGCCCCGTGAACCTCGTCAGAAGTGTTGGTCGCAAACCTGCTGAGCCTTATATAGCCTGTCTCCTCATCCAGCATAAAAGTAGCGATAACACTGTGGATGGGAATCTTATCGCGAATGATCTCTACATCAAATGTTTCATCCAAGCCCGCACGGCTGATAGTTACGGTTACGGCTGAACCTTTCGGTCCTCGCAATTTATCAAACACCTCTTCACGCGTAATCTCAAACGCATCATTACCATTTATTCTTACAATCTGATCGCCTGGCTGAAGACCCACTCTGTCCGATGGGGATCCTGCTACAGGTGCTATAACTGTAATGTATCCGTTCAATATGTCGAACTCAATGCCTATCCCTTCGAACTGACCATGGAACTGTTCCGTGATATTCTCCAGCCGCTCCCGTGGAATATATGCTGAGTGGGGATCCAGTCTGTCCAACATCCCGTGGAAGGCGCCATCGAGAGCTCCGTCCCAATCAACAGGCTCAACATAATTGTCATTAACAATAGTTATGATTTGGTTGAGCACCTGGATCTTGTCATAAATATTAACCGCCCGGGAGTAAATAGCCGGAACGACAGGGGCCACAGCAACAACAATAATTGCGCTGGTGAGAACAACAAGAGCCGTTCTTTTCTTTCTTTTCAGCATCTTTGGATCAGTTCACCGATTTCTGTTTTCAGCCAGAAGGTCTACACTTAGTGACCAAATGAGATGGGTACTGCTATAAACCTAAGTAAATCATTGCCCGGACAGCCATGGAATTAAGCGCGGTTTCTGGAGAGTCCAAGATCGGCTTCCTGTCTTCAGTCCGCCATCCACCTTCATTTATTGTCCCAGCATTAAAGCCGGCGGTCATTCGCAACCCCATACGGTCAAGTAGTTGCAGCTTCACAGCAATGTACGGTTGAACATTAAGGAATGTGCCCGACAGTGATGTCATGGTGCTG
Coding sequences within:
- a CDS encoding energy transducer TonB, giving the protein MIIRKNPSVSLKLRYPITVRATLLVSVVLLITLLVAFPKFEAKSTLEKEVHVDIEQFDIPQTQQFELPPPPSRPAVPVESENEDLADDVTIEETELDDFVEWESPPPPPEEGPRVRFIPYDDPPVPVGGYGAIQRNIIYPEIAQEAGIEGTVVIQAFVSKKGKVTDTLVLKGIPNTGLDEAAMEAIKKTGFKPAKQRDRAVGVWISIPVNFRLKG
- a CDS encoding biopolymer transporter ExbD, whose amino-acid sequence is MKFQAKTKVSGEIPTASMPDIIFMLLIFFMVTTVLREYEGLNVFLPQARKIERLETKRHVSYVFVSKDGLISIDDKIIPLDNVKHVMYEKRVANPQITVSLKSDKNALMELISSMHNELREADALKVNYSARSAPG
- a CDS encoding biopolymer transporter ExbD; the encoded protein is MKAGEIPTASMADIAFLLLIFFLVTTTIDMDKGLGLVLPPKGDEIEIPKKNISNLLINAQGNVLLDKQPVQVRDIKRVVQEKITANDKLIISVKAHPRAKYQVYVDVLDQLKQANATRISIADPDR
- a CDS encoding MotA/TolQ/ExbB proton channel family protein; translation: MVQYFLDGGPFMWPILALLIFGLGFGLERLYTLFRASVDTRKFMAKVQSALHDEGYDAAVGVCSNTRGPVAEVFHAGLTRVHRGIEVVEKGIENAGTIEMAFLEKNMVWLSTVVTLAPMLGFTGTVAGMIRAFDDIKAANDISPSVVAGGISIALLTTLFGLIVAIIIQTFQNFLISRIDKLIIDMQENSVLLIDELVEMEQSGKLKSGKK
- a CDS encoding S41 family peptidase, producing MLKRKKRTALVVLTSAIIVVAVAPVVPAIYSRAVNIYDKIQVLNQIITIVNDNYVEPVDWDGALDGAFHGMLDRLDPHSAYIPRERLENITEQFHGQFEGIGIEFDILNGYITVIAPVAGSPSDRVGLQPGDQIVRINGNDAFEITREEVFDKLRGPKGSAVTVTISRAGLDETFDVEIIRDKIPIHSVIATFMLDEETGYIRLSRFATNTSDEVHGAIRTLIAQGMTQLIFDLRTNSGGYLEQAVAVADYFIADRDTLVYTAGRQRDATEVYFANPDIGYGDFSLIVLINRWSASASEIVAGAVQDLDRGLIVGETSFGKGLVQRQWPLKDGSALRVTIARYYTPTGRLIQKPYDNGTHEYYRELAREGREKSLDSLRVDKPSYRTKAGRTVFGGGGITPDVYVPFASLTGTTSKIVGHPERFTFNWGTDYAAQSKDDWSSVQEFAGSFKVTDRVMADFKSFISSEDVEFDEAELEKDTEYLKTVMKAEIAGALWGKQAYYHLLVMGDVQVIEARSHFDEAKAFLARQ